A single region of the Vicia villosa cultivar HV-30 ecotype Madison, WI linkage group LG4, Vvil1.0, whole genome shotgun sequence genome encodes:
- the LOC131596843 gene encoding uncharacterized protein LOC131596843 has translation MKPPSQLIKTKGAPKKLKPTPNDNSTTLALSYCEHVNKLFPDSLTPKSQKSQTRSNKGARISKPPSTPIPPKIPIIEEMPIPPKISFIEQMSVFMHKYIKRIINVAENGNCGYRAVSPLLGNGEDSHTLVRQQLIQELNMHKDSSTRLYGDEVKFEAVNEYLGPWLGAYAPVSKWMKFPEMGHLIASAYGRVYIDLTRYGFSKTFSPSAPHLLETEMPIPPTSSEWALHHSEDAET, from the coding sequence ATGAAACCGCCTTCTCAACTGATTAAGACAAAGGGTGCACCGAAGAAATTGAAGCCTACACCGAATGACAACTCGACTACACTGGCTCTTTCGTATTGTGAACACGTCAATAAACTTTTTCCCGACTCACTGACTCCAAAATCTCAAAAATCTCAAACAAGATCAAATAAAGGAGCTCGCATAAGCAAACCGCCTTCGACACCTATTCCGCCGAAAATTCCAATCATCGAAGAGATGCCTATTCCACCGAAAATTTCATTCATCGAACAGATGTcggtttttatgcacaaatacattaAGAGGATCATCAACGTTGCGGAGAACGGTAATTGCGGTTACCGGGCCGTATCACCGTTGCTTGGTAATGGAGAGGATAGCCATACGCTTGTCCGTCAACAACTTATCCAAGAGTTGAATATGCATAAAGACTCGAGCACACGGTTATATGGTGACGAAGTTAAATTTGAAGCGGTTAACGAATATCTTGGTCCTTGGTTGGGCGCTTACGCACCAGTGTCAAAATGGATGAAATTCCCGGAAATGGGACATCTTATTGCAAGCGCGTATGGTAGGGTGTACATTGACTTGACGCGTTATGGTTTTTCGAAAACTTTTTCCCCCTCCGCACCGCATTTACTTGAAACTGAGATGCCCATACCACCTACATCGTCGGAATGGGCGCTTCATCATTCCGAAGATGCTGAGACATGA
- the LOC131596844 gene encoding uncharacterized protein LOC131596844, with amino-acid sequence MLCERSRKYHPPLRKFKRDNTGTRKCECPFKIRGYMMACKKWKFSVICGLHNHDLCAKLQGHSSVCRLNPEEKTCISDMSLNLFQPKNILATLKWKEFDNVSNIRQVYNIWYCNNKTIRGDRSEMQQVLKLLGDNKYVSWYRTCDDECGKENNFRWALELCRSLLKEQVEMPKAIVTDHDIALMNALAKVKVKVVCAWTDNVRHLGNTTTNRVESAHASMKNWLVNSKGDLCRDWDSVNLMIENQHNEIQTTFGRSITVLEHRFKDNILYSQLIGNVSRVRLNYIFEEAKRGEVIGSDSAKCGCTISKIFGLPCACDIAKKIKLGEAIRMDEVIPHWKRLSFDDDGCIEGRKLNISITS; translated from the exons ATGTTGTGTGAAAGAAGCAGGAAATACCATCCTCCTCTAAGGAAGTTTAAAAGAGACAACACGGgtactagaaaatgcgagtgtccatttaaaattcGTGGTTACATGATGGCTTGCAAGAAGTGgaaatttagtgttatttgtggCTTGCATAACCATGACTTGTGTGCAAAATTACAAGGTCATTCTAGTGTATGTCGGCTCAATCCggaagagaagacatgtattagTGACATGTCTTTGAATCTTTtccaaccgaaaaatatacttgccacattgaaaTGGAAGGAATTCGACAAtgtatcaaatataaggcaagtgtataacatCTGGTACTGCAATAATAAGACGATTAGGGGAGATAGAAGTGAGATGCAACAAGTGTTGAAATTGTTGGGTGATAACAAATACGTGTCGTGGTACAGAACTTGCGACGATGAG TGCGGAAAAGAGAATAATTTTAGGTGGGCATTAGAGTTGTGTCGGTCACTTTTGAAGGAACAAGTCGAGATGCCTAAGGCGATTGTTACGGACCACGATATCGCGTTGATGAATGCGTTGGCAAAG GTGAAGGTGAAGGTTGTTTGTGCATGGACTGATAATGTCCGACATCttgggaatacaaccaccaaCAGAGTTGAGTCGGCACATGCTAGTATGAAAAATTGGTTGGTTAATAGCAAAGGTGACTTGTGTCGAGATTGGGATTCTGTAAATCTCATGATTGAAAACCAACACAATGAGATACAAACCACATTTGGTCGGAGCATTACGGTGTTAGAACATCGATTCAAGGACAACATACTTTATTCTCAATTGATCGGCAATGTGTCTCGGGTTCGGTTGAACTATATTTTTGAAGAGGCCAAACGAGGTGAAGTTATAGGTTCCGATAGCGCAAAGTGTGGTTGTACTATTTCTAAAATATTTGGTCTCCCGTGTGCGTGTGATATTGCTAAAAAGATAAAACTAGGTGAGGCAATAAGAATGGATGAAGTTATCCCTCATTGgaaaagacttagttttgatgatgatggttgcatcGAAGGCAGAAAATTGAATATCTCTATTACTTCCTAA